In Candidatus Palauibacter australiensis, the genomic window CCCGAAGCGGAAGCGGCCGGCGCCGGATCCGAAGGTCCTTCGTCTCATCCCGGCGGAGTTTGCGAGTCGGCATCTCGTGCTCCCGCTGCGGCGCACCGGCCGGACGCTCTCCGTCGCGATGGCGGACCCGTCCGACGCGGCGCTCATCGACGACTTGCAGTTCCTCACCCAGTTCGAGATCGACGCTGTTGGAGTGGGAGAACACACGCTCCGCCAACGGATCGACCGGAGCTATGAAGCCGCCACGACCCGCAAGAGCGGGGGCGCGGTGGAGGCGTCCGGGGCGCCGCCGGCCGAAGCCGGTGCGGCCGAAGCGGGTTCGGCCGAAGCGGGTGAGGAACCGGCCGTCAGGCTCATCAACGACATCCTCGGCGATGCGGTACATCGCGGCGCCTCGGACATTCACTTCGAACCGTACGAAGGTGAATTGAGGGTCCGCTATCGCCTCGATGGGAGACTGCGCGAGATCATGCGGCCGCCCTTCCAACTGGCGGCCGCCCTGACGTCCCGCCTCAAGATCCTGGCGGACTTGAACATCGCGGAGCGCCGGATTCCACAGGACGGCCGGATCCGCATGCCGGTCGCCGACAGAGTCATCGACTTCCGGGTCTCGACGCTACCCACGCTGTTCGGTGAAAAAGTCGTCCTCCGAATCCTCGACAGGGAGCGGCAGGCCTTCGATCTCGAATCCTTCGGGATGGAGACGCGCGCGGAGCGCGAGCTGCTCGCGGCGATCGCCCAGACGTCGGGCATGGTCCTGGTCACGGGCCCCACGGGATCCGGGAAGACGACGACGCTCTACAGCGCACTCGCGCGACTCAACACGCCCGAGGCGAACATCATGACCGCCGAGGATCCGGTCGAGTACAGCATCGAAGGCATCAACCAGGTCCAGGTTCGTCCGAAGATCGGTCTTACCTTCGCCACGACGCTTCGCGCCTTCCTGCGGCAGGACCCCAACATCCTCATGGTGGGCGAGATCCGCGACCGCGAGACGGGCGGCATCGCGGTGAAGGCGGCGCTCACCGGCCAC contains:
- a CDS encoding ATPase, T2SS/T4P/T4SS family, producing MRGYAVTPSRAAATPAPKRKRPAPDPKVLRLIPAEFASRHLVLPLRRTGRTLSVAMADPSDAALIDDLQFLTQFEIDAVGVGEHTLRQRIDRSYEAATTRKSGGAVEASGAPPAEAGAAEAGSAEAGEEPAVRLINDILGDAVHRGASDIHFEPYEGELRVRYRLDGRLREIMRPPFQLAAALTSRLKILADLNIAERRIPQDGRIRMPVADRVIDFRVSTLPTLFGEKVVLRILDRERQAFDLESFGMETRAERELLAAIAQTSGMVLVTGPTGSGKTTTLYSALARLNTPEANIMTAEDPVEYSIEGINQVQVRPKIGLTFATTLRAFLRQDPNILMVGEIRDRETGGIAVKAALTGHLVLSTLHTNDAASTATRLVDMGIEAFNVAVAVKVITAQRLVGRICPDCRVETSYAAEILRSVGLEAGGRGPGAFYRGAGCGSCDGSGYSGRQGLYEVLPMSPAIRRLVL